One genomic region from Streptomyces sp. Li-HN-5-11 encodes:
- a CDS encoding GtrA family protein has product MGGSSDARVGVSSPDRRVRGAQLAQIMRFVVVGFTNTGTFYGGYLALHPWMPYFPAYTLAFVLSLVGSFFLNTYFTYRTRPGWKKFLLFPLTQVTNYVLQSVGLVVLVSWFGMNTAIAPLVAATVALPFTYLVSRKILLPGRAAMAADADPQPAPVPARSGEAA; this is encoded by the coding sequence ATGGGCGGTTCCTCCGATGCCCGCGTCGGCGTCTCCTCGCCTGACCGCCGTGTGCGTGGCGCACAGTTGGCACAGATCATGCGGTTCGTCGTTGTCGGCTTCACCAACACCGGAACATTCTACGGGGGTTACCTGGCGCTGCATCCATGGATGCCGTACTTCCCGGCGTACACCCTCGCTTTCGTACTGAGCCTGGTCGGCTCGTTCTTTCTGAACACCTACTTCACCTACCGCACGCGCCCCGGATGGAAGAAGTTCCTGCTCTTCCCGCTGACGCAGGTCACCAACTACGTGCTGCAGAGCGTGGGACTGGTGGTGCTGGTCAGCTGGTTCGGGATGAACACCGCCATCGCCCCGCTGGTGGCGGCGACAGTGGCGCTCCCGTTCACGTACCTGGTGTCCAGGAAGATCCTCCTGCCGGGCCGTGCTGCCATGGCTGCCGATGCCGATCCACAACCCGCCCCGGTCCCCGCCCGCTCGGGGGAAGCGGCGTAA
- a CDS encoding glycosyltransferase family 2 protein, which translates to MPAVPAPGTEAPSTKLSVVVPCFNEEAVLWRFDSTIRELLGALCIEYELCYVDDGSSDATLNHLRTIAQQHVETTRYVSFSRNFGKESAMLAGLKEATGDAVIIMDADLQHPPELIERMLDLHQLGYDQVIARRTREGDKPLRTALSRLYYRAVNKWVDVELTDGVGDFRLLSRTAVDALTSLPEYNRFSKGLFSWIGFDTVTFDYRNAARQAGETKWRFRSLINYGIDGMISFNNRPLRLAIYTGLSLAGLAVLYVLWLVGAAIVTGITVPGYVTLVAIVVGMGGVQMLMLGLIGEYIGRIYYESKQRPHFLVKETNGHLPRHSPAMAMRVRSEVR; encoded by the coding sequence ATGCCAGCCGTCCCTGCCCCCGGCACGGAAGCGCCTTCGACGAAGCTCTCCGTCGTCGTCCCGTGTTTCAACGAAGAAGCCGTCTTATGGCGCTTCGACAGTACGATCCGCGAGCTCCTCGGAGCACTCTGCATCGAGTACGAGCTGTGCTACGTGGACGACGGCAGCTCCGACGCCACGCTGAACCACTTGCGCACGATTGCTCAGCAACACGTCGAGACCACCCGCTATGTCTCCTTCAGCCGCAACTTCGGCAAGGAGTCGGCGATGCTGGCCGGCCTGAAGGAGGCCACCGGCGACGCAGTGATCATCATGGACGCGGACCTTCAGCACCCACCTGAGTTGATCGAGAGGATGCTCGACCTCCACCAACTCGGGTACGACCAGGTGATAGCCCGCCGCACTCGCGAAGGCGACAAGCCACTGCGCACCGCGCTCAGCCGCCTCTACTACCGTGCGGTCAACAAGTGGGTCGACGTCGAACTCACCGACGGGGTGGGCGACTTCCGCCTGCTGTCGCGTACGGCCGTGGACGCGTTGACGTCCCTTCCGGAGTACAACCGCTTTTCCAAGGGTCTGTTCTCCTGGATCGGCTTCGACACCGTCACCTTCGACTACCGCAACGCCGCCCGGCAGGCGGGGGAGACGAAGTGGCGCTTCAGGTCACTGATCAACTACGGCATCGACGGTATGATCTCGTTCAACAACCGCCCACTGCGGCTGGCCATTTACACCGGGTTGAGCCTGGCGGGGCTGGCGGTTCTGTACGTGCTGTGGCTGGTCGGCGCGGCGATCGTGACCGGCATCACCGTGCCCGGCTACGTCACGCTGGTGGCCATCGTCGTCGGCATGGGGGGCGTGCAGATGCTCATGCTCGGCCTCATCGGCGAGTACATCGGCCGCATCTACTACGAGTCCAAGCAGCGACCGCACTTCCTGGTCAAGGAGACCAACGGTCACCTGCCCAGGCACTCGCCGGCCATGGCCATGCGCGTGCGCTCCGAGGTGCGCTGA